One window of the Pelosinus sp. IPA-1 genome contains the following:
- a CDS encoding type I secretion system permease/ATPase produces the protein MSQEQYATQTEPRKIDTAIICLVTIAKILGIPADEAQLRRAYVVNSAGGMDRMTLLRAAGELGLKSRLITTSQQRFAKTPLPAIATLKNGNFIVVVRLENEKVVIIDPYRQHPFMLPVENLFKAWNGELVLFTRRYISPKKKTEGLFDLSWFIPAIWRYKGFLGQVLLLSFILQLFGLITPMFTQVIVDKVLIHRSLNTLDILIIGMAFVSLFQAWITGLRSYLFTHTTNKIDVTLSTKLFRHIMALPVTYFETWQVGDVVARVRELENVRQFITGSGLTVVLDTIFAVVYIIAMFMYSSYLSLITLLMLPLYIVLNLVVTPIYRKRLNDKFTAGTENEAFLIETVTGIQTVKSLAVESHFIQKWEQMLARYIKTAFATANLSNIAGNVGSFIQQVFTVAILWFGSYQVMQDKLSVGELIAFQMMSGQVTAPILRLVNMWQSFQQTKVSVARLGDILNETAEPAFNASRTTLPAVRGDIVFDRVTFRYRPDMSEALHQLSINIKAGTSIGIVGRSGSGKSTLTKMIQRLYVPESGRILIDGVDLAQVEPAWLRRQIGVVLQDNFLFNGTVRDNIGAARSDVSLEEIMAVARMSGAHDFILELADGYDTIVGERGTALSGGQRQRIAIARALLTNPRILIFDEATSALDYESERIIMNNLDCISVGRTMIMIAHRLSTVRHCDNILVLERGRVVETGAHEELLAKRGVYYHLHMQQKG, from the coding sequence ATGAGTCAAGAACAGTACGCGACTCAAACAGAGCCGCGTAAAATAGATACAGCGATTATTTGCTTGGTAACAATCGCAAAGATATTAGGTATCCCGGCAGATGAGGCCCAGCTGCGTCGAGCATATGTCGTAAATAGTGCGGGCGGTATGGATAGGATGACTTTACTGCGAGCTGCAGGTGAGCTAGGACTAAAATCGCGCTTGATAACAACGAGTCAGCAGCGATTTGCTAAAACCCCACTACCCGCTATCGCAACTTTAAAAAATGGAAACTTTATCGTAGTAGTACGATTAGAAAATGAAAAAGTAGTAATTATAGATCCTTATAGGCAGCATCCGTTTATGTTACCTGTAGAGAATCTTTTCAAGGCATGGAATGGCGAACTCGTACTTTTCACTCGTCGATATATTTCACCGAAGAAAAAAACGGAGGGGCTTTTTGACTTATCTTGGTTTATTCCAGCTATCTGGCGGTATAAGGGATTCTTGGGGCAAGTGCTGTTACTTTCTTTTATTTTGCAGCTCTTTGGTTTAATTACCCCAATGTTTACCCAAGTAATTGTGGATAAGGTCTTGATACACCGCAGTTTGAATACCTTAGATATATTAATCATCGGCATGGCTTTTGTTTCCCTATTTCAGGCATGGATTACAGGATTGCGCAGTTATTTATTTACCCATACTACCAATAAAATCGATGTAACCCTTAGTACAAAACTGTTTCGCCATATTATGGCTTTGCCTGTTACATATTTTGAAACATGGCAGGTGGGTGATGTTGTGGCGAGGGTCAGGGAGCTGGAAAATGTACGCCAGTTTATTACTGGTTCAGGACTTACTGTAGTATTGGATACAATTTTTGCTGTGGTGTATATCATTGCTATGTTTATGTATAGTAGTTATTTGAGTTTGATTACTTTATTGATGCTACCTTTGTATATCGTTTTAAATTTGGTCGTTACTCCTATTTATCGCAAAAGACTCAATGACAAATTTACTGCTGGTACGGAGAATGAAGCCTTTCTCATTGAAACGGTTACAGGAATCCAAACCGTAAAATCTTTGGCAGTAGAATCTCACTTCATCCAGAAATGGGAGCAAATGCTCGCAAGGTATATAAAAACAGCCTTTGCCACTGCCAATCTAAGCAATATTGCTGGCAATGTGGGTAGTTTTATTCAGCAGGTTTTTACGGTAGCTATTCTTTGGTTTGGTTCTTATCAGGTTATGCAGGATAAACTATCTGTAGGTGAGCTAATTGCATTTCAAATGATGTCAGGACAAGTTACTGCACCTATTCTACGCCTAGTCAATATGTGGCAGAGTTTTCAGCAGACTAAGGTATCCGTGGCGCGGCTTGGAGATATCTTAAATGAAACAGCGGAACCTGCATTTAATGCAAGTCGTACTACCTTGCCAGCTGTTCGAGGTGATATAGTCTTTGATCGAGTGACTTTTCGTTATCGGCCAGACATGTCGGAAGCCTTGCATCAATTGAGTATCAATATAAAAGCAGGTACAAGCATCGGTATTGTCGGACGTTCAGGTTCTGGTAAAAGTACATTGACAAAGATGATTCAACGATTGTATGTTCCAGAGTCAGGAAGAATACTGATTGATGGTGTGGATTTAGCACAGGTCGAACCTGCCTGGCTGAGGCGGCAGATTGGCGTAGTGCTTCAGGATAATTTTCTCTTTAATGGCACTGTACGTGATAATATCGGAGCAGCAAGATCGGACGTATCATTGGAAGAAATTATGGCGGTTGCTAGAATGAGCGGAGCTCATGATTTCATTTTGGAACTTGCGGATGGCTATGATACCATAGTGGGAGAAAGAGGTACGGCTCTATCAGGTGGGCAGCGTCAACGTATAGCGATTGCTAGGGCACTGTTAACTAATCCTCGTATTTTAATATTTGATGAAGCTACTAGCGCTTTGGATTACGAATCAGAACGTATTATTATGAATAATTTGGATTGTATTTCTGTTGGGCGGACTATGATTATGATTGCTCACAGATTATCTACTGTACGTCATTGTGACAATATTCTAGTGTTAGAACGAGGGCGGGTGGTCGAGACGGGGGCACATGAAGAATTGCTGGCGAAGCGTGGTGTGTATTATCACCTACACATGCAGCAGAAAGGGTAG
- a CDS encoding HlyD family type I secretion periplasmic adaptor subunit codes for MLSKLLRSLNEKLNEQWPQNETEFLPAALEVLETPPSPVGRIMMWTFFVVITSIILWTFIGHVDEVAVAPGKLIPIGYVKTVQAEDKGVVKAIHVKDGQKVTQGQLLLELDTTFTAADMARNKKEMAYYRLEIERLMAEMEERVFTPQKDPDLEDKDISFQVGLYQSRLAEYKAKLATAEFNVSQSLASLRSSRATYDKYASLYEIAREKEKRIEQLVSENAVSTFTLFDHQEKRLELEHNISSQAAEIARLEWAVQQSQEAVTTIKTERNRDITSKMVDDRKQFQAYAEEVKKAEEKDRLSRIVAPIDGKVSQLAVHTIGGIVTAAQPLMDIVPEDAELQVEAWVANKDIGFIQQGQPAEVKIETFSFQRYGTLGATVVEISPDAVEDKDKGRVYRVLLSLDKNSFLVNDRYAAVSSGMTATGEIKIRQKRIIEFFLDPFRQYQSEALRER; via the coding sequence ATGTTATCAAAATTGTTACGATCCTTAAATGAAAAATTAAATGAGCAATGGCCGCAGAATGAAACGGAATTTTTACCTGCTGCCTTGGAAGTCTTAGAGACACCTCCATCACCTGTTGGGCGTATTATGATGTGGACATTTTTTGTAGTAATAACCAGCATTATACTATGGACATTCATTGGTCATGTAGATGAAGTTGCTGTTGCACCAGGGAAACTGATACCTATAGGGTACGTAAAAACGGTCCAAGCAGAAGACAAGGGTGTTGTGAAGGCAATCCATGTTAAAGATGGGCAGAAGGTGACACAAGGGCAGTTGCTGCTAGAATTGGATACTACATTTACTGCTGCCGATATGGCGCGCAACAAAAAAGAAATGGCCTATTATCGTTTGGAAATTGAGAGGTTAATGGCAGAAATGGAAGAGCGAGTTTTTACGCCTCAAAAGGATCCAGATCTTGAGGATAAGGATATAAGTTTTCAAGTTGGTCTATATCAAAGTAGATTAGCTGAATATAAGGCAAAATTGGCAACAGCCGAATTCAATGTGAGCCAGAGCCTGGCCAGTTTACGTAGCAGTCGAGCTACCTATGACAAGTATGCATCCCTTTACGAAATTGCTAGAGAAAAAGAAAAAAGAATTGAGCAATTAGTGAGTGAAAATGCTGTTTCAACTTTTACTTTATTTGATCATCAGGAAAAACGTCTAGAATTAGAACATAATATTTCGTCACAAGCCGCTGAAATAGCAAGGCTGGAATGGGCGGTACAACAGAGTCAAGAAGCAGTTACTACCATTAAAACGGAACGCAATCGAGATATCACTTCAAAGATGGTGGATGATAGAAAACAATTTCAAGCTTATGCGGAAGAAGTGAAAAAGGCAGAAGAAAAAGATCGCCTTTCCCGTATTGTAGCGCCGATTGATGGCAAGGTCAGCCAACTCGCTGTACATACCATTGGTGGAATTGTAACAGCTGCGCAGCCACTAATGGATATTGTCCCCGAAGATGCGGAATTGCAAGTGGAGGCATGGGTTGCCAACAAGGATATTGGTTTTATCCAGCAGGGACAGCCTGCTGAAGTCAAAATTGAAACCTTCAGTTTCCAAAGATATGGTACTCTTGGGGCTACTGTAGTGGAGATCAGTCCAGATGCTGTAGAGGATAAGGATAAAGGAAGGGTATACCGAGTTCTTTTAAGCCTTGATAAAAATTCTTTTCTGGTGAATGATCGATATGCAGCAGTTAGTTCAGGTATGACGGCCACTGGTGAAATCAAGATCAGGCAAAAGAGAATTATTGAATTCTTCCTCGATCCTTTCCGCCAGTATCAGAGTGAGGCTTTAAGGGAGAGGTAA
- a CDS encoding type I secretion system permease/ATPase yields MTIQTSKQENDYYEAEVCDTALKCLVAVANTLRVTVDEEIIRKIYYGKVVMDTGLLLESAKFLKLKAKVVKPKKDELVKVPIPAIAVMQDGSYRVIGQNNKEQVLLFDPQVGRPETIGLEEFLTIWSGEVITIKRPFSLEGAGQQFNLAWFIPIILRYKRFFYEVLIASFFLQLFGLVTPLFTQVIIDKVLLHKGVATLDVLALALLFAALFQMIMNILRTYLSTHTTNKIDMILGAKLIRHLVTLPLRYFELRRVGDTLARVAALNGVREFLTGSTMTIFLDVFFSILFILVMFYYSVPLTLIALISLPLYLAQNMIATPIYRERLQAVWASGAESNAFLVEAITGVHTVKSLALEPQFNHKWETLLERYIRTSFNSAKLSLVVGSTGSLIQSLTGFSILLFGGHKVMNGEMTIGQLIAFQMLAGQASAPLYRLTSIWQSCQQAALSVERLGDILNNPPESYRKKNNEKIPSMGGNIEFSNVTFRYRAEGQIILNQVTIQISSGMRVGIVGRSGSGKSTMTKLIQRLYLPESGQVSIEGVDLAQVEPTLFRQKIGVVLQENFLFNGSVRDNIAMARPGVSIEEVIRAAKLAGAHEFILELPEGYDAKVGERGMSLSGGQQQRIAIARAILTNPAILIFDEATSALDYESERIIMKNLDDISSGRTMIMIAHRLSTVRRCDKIIVMERGQVVEQGTHEELVSLNGLYYNLYKQQEV; encoded by the coding sequence ATGACGATACAAACATCAAAACAAGAAAATGACTACTATGAAGCTGAGGTTTGCGATACAGCTTTAAAATGTTTAGTGGCAGTAGCGAATACTCTAAGAGTTACTGTAGATGAAGAAATTATACGCAAAATTTATTATGGGAAAGTTGTAATGGATACAGGGCTTCTTTTGGAATCTGCTAAGTTTTTAAAGCTAAAAGCAAAAGTAGTAAAGCCCAAGAAAGACGAATTGGTAAAGGTGCCAATACCAGCCATTGCGGTGATGCAGGATGGAAGCTATCGGGTAATAGGTCAGAATAATAAAGAGCAGGTACTTTTATTTGATCCCCAAGTAGGAAGACCTGAGACCATTGGGCTGGAGGAATTTTTGACGATTTGGAGCGGGGAAGTCATTACCATAAAGAGACCTTTCAGCCTAGAGGGGGCAGGACAGCAGTTTAATCTGGCATGGTTTATTCCTATTATATTGAGGTATAAGCGATTCTTTTATGAAGTATTAATAGCTTCCTTTTTTTTGCAGTTATTTGGTTTGGTTACTCCCTTATTTACGCAAGTAATTATTGATAAGGTATTGCTGCATAAAGGGGTAGCAACACTGGACGTTTTGGCTTTGGCATTACTCTTTGCTGCATTATTCCAAATGATAATGAATATATTGCGGACCTATCTTTCAACTCATACCACGAATAAAATTGATATGATTCTAGGTGCGAAGTTAATTCGTCATTTAGTTACCCTACCTCTTCGCTATTTTGAGTTACGTAGGGTAGGCGATACCTTGGCGCGGGTGGCAGCATTAAATGGTGTTCGTGAGTTTTTGACAGGCTCAACCATGACCATATTTTTAGATGTGTTTTTTTCGATCCTATTTATCCTGGTTATGTTTTATTATAGTGTACCGCTAACCTTGATTGCTCTTATCTCTTTACCTTTGTATCTGGCGCAGAATATGATTGCTACACCCATCTATCGCGAACGTTTGCAGGCGGTATGGGCAAGTGGGGCAGAAAGTAATGCATTTCTTGTAGAAGCCATTACGGGAGTACATACAGTGAAATCCCTAGCTCTTGAGCCCCAATTCAATCATAAATGGGAAACTCTTTTGGAGAGATATATCCGCACATCCTTTAATAGTGCTAAATTAAGTTTGGTTGTGGGAAGCACTGGAAGCCTGATTCAGAGCTTGACTGGCTTTAGTATACTGCTCTTTGGTGGACACAAGGTTATGAATGGGGAAATGACGATAGGGCAATTAATCGCCTTTCAAATGCTTGCAGGACAAGCTAGCGCTCCTCTATATCGCTTAACCTCTATATGGCAGTCCTGTCAGCAAGCGGCATTGTCAGTAGAACGCCTAGGAGATATATTGAATAATCCACCAGAGTCTTACCGTAAGAAAAATAATGAGAAAATACCCTCAATGGGAGGAAATATTGAGTTTAGCAATGTTACTTTTCGTTATCGTGCTGAAGGACAGATTATTTTGAATCAGGTTACGATTCAAATATCATCTGGTATGAGAGTGGGGATTGTGGGTCGTTCTGGCTCAGGGAAAAGTACTATGACCAAGCTAATACAGCGGTTATATCTGCCTGAAAGTGGTCAGGTTTCTATCGAAGGTGTGGATTTAGCGCAAGTGGAACCAACTCTGTTTAGGCAAAAAATTGGAGTCGTGTTACAAGAGAACTTCTTATTTAACGGCAGTGTGAGAGATAACATTGCCATGGCTCGTCCAGGAGTCTCTATTGAAGAAGTCATCAGAGCTGCAAAATTGGCTGGAGCCCACGAATTCATTTTAGAGCTACCTGAAGGCTATGATGCAAAGGTTGGTGAGCGGGGCATGTCCTTGTCAGGAGGGCAGCAACAACGAATCGCTATCGCTAGGGCAATATTGACTAATCCCGCAATTTTAATTTTTGATGAAGCAACAAGTGCTTTAGATTATGAATCAGAACGAATTATTATGAAGAATCTAGATGACATATCATCTGGGCGTACCATGATTATGATTGCTCACCGTTTATCAACCGTTCGACGCTGTGATAAAATCATAGTAATGGAACGGGGTCAAGTTGTAGAGCAAGGAACACATGAGGAACTAGTATCACTTAACGGGCTTTATTATAATTTATATAAGCAGCAAGAGGTATAA
- a CDS encoding glycosyltransferase — MFKVALIIPTLNGGELFKQLLTSISNQSYQPCRKIIIDSTSKDQTVVLARKAGFEVVSISPDAFNHGLTRQQGVEMVADADIIIFLTQDAILADSEVLSRLVACFTNSDIGAAYGRQLPHSNATPLEAHARLFNYSAVSRIKSIEDSPALGIKTAFISNSFAAYRRSALIGIGGFPINTILSEDTYVAAKMLLAGYKIAYCAEAQAYHSHNYSFIQEFKRYFDIGVFQAREYWIRDKFGQAEGEGLRYIVSELKYLWRHNYISFFPSFGVRTLLKYMGYKLGLWEKKIPTSIKRRISMHNRYWK, encoded by the coding sequence TTGTTTAAAGTAGCTTTAATCATCCCAACCCTGAATGGCGGGGAATTATTTAAGCAATTATTAACTTCAATTTCAAATCAGTCATATCAACCTTGCCGCAAAATTATCATTGATTCAACGTCTAAAGATCAAACGGTTGTATTAGCCAGGAAGGCTGGTTTTGAAGTTGTTTCTATTTCTCCTGATGCGTTTAATCATGGATTAACTCGTCAACAAGGGGTAGAAATGGTAGCGGATGCTGATATTATAATCTTTCTTACACAAGATGCTATCTTGGCAGATTCGGAGGTCTTATCTAGATTAGTTGCCTGTTTTACTAATTCGGATATTGGAGCAGCCTATGGTAGGCAATTACCCCATTCTAACGCTACACCTTTAGAGGCTCATGCGCGCTTGTTTAATTACTCTGCTGTGAGTAGAATAAAATCAATAGAAGATTCGCCAGCGTTGGGAATAAAAACAGCTTTTATTTCTAACTCGTTTGCTGCTTATCGTCGATCAGCTTTAATCGGCATAGGTGGATTTCCAATAAATACCATTTTAAGTGAAGATACCTATGTAGCTGCAAAAATGTTATTAGCTGGCTATAAGATTGCCTACTGTGCAGAGGCCCAGGCGTATCATTCTCATAATTATTCATTTATACAAGAGTTTAAACGTTATTTTGATATTGGTGTTTTTCAGGCTCGTGAGTATTGGATTCGGGACAAATTTGGTCAAGCAGAAGGCGAAGGGTTAAGGTATATAGTTTCTGAGTTGAAATATCTATGGAGGCATAATTATATCTCTTTTTTTCCTTCTTTTGGTGTACGTACATTATTGAAGTATATGGGATATAAGTTAGGGTTATGGGAGAAGAAAATTCCTACTTCCATCAAGCGGCGCATTAGTATGCATAATAGGTATTGGAAATAG
- a CDS encoding capsule assembly Wzi family protein → MNPYWAKRFLVAFTIASSTSLPLAHCESTAENTINKYVVSPNVSLSSYVYDYLEKLDGLGYLDAMPTGSKPYTRLQVATYIRQISMNMDKSSAPQYARSMLGELTKDFNKELSNKQVSKLYLKEASLGEFYYSGDVLPNKRTKSHYQPLHINDNGNKYAMHANEVMSLQYEGNLNNDFALSFTPQIIHNDTTTNYSMQSAYIKTHINNMSVQIGKDPMWWGQGYRGTLLLTDNATPQTSIKLTNLEPMKFNGLLSLLGQTNTTFFYSVLENNRTDIKYPSFTGMRADFTPNNNFTFAVASTSIVGGQGHMLSARDYIDFLTGKNAAGSKNDNWDSIAGADFRWRLPKLNGLQIYGELYGEDQSHVLKIIPVPSENAELIGLYLPHLTPSGNWDLHVEWAHTRPTWYNHWAYTDGYTYKGNLLGDAMGNNAYRYYAKFTHFAPNGTQLSLHLEHLSQQFTPSSATPQNIDSIWISTRKKLQNDLFLDSSIGMSNIKNKNCKSGNSDRNYLISTNLTKQF, encoded by the coding sequence ATGAATCCATACTGGGCCAAAAGATTTCTTGTTGCTTTTACTATCGCATCCAGCACTAGTTTGCCTCTAGCGCATTGCGAATCTACCGCAGAAAATACCATTAATAAATATGTGGTATCCCCTAACGTTTCCTTAAGCAGTTATGTTTACGACTATCTAGAGAAATTGGACGGCCTAGGCTATCTTGATGCTATGCCGACAGGTTCCAAACCGTATACCAGGCTTCAAGTCGCAACATATATTCGCCAAATTTCAATGAATATGGATAAATCATCTGCACCCCAGTATGCACGTTCAATGCTTGGGGAGCTAACTAAAGATTTTAACAAAGAATTATCGAATAAACAGGTTAGTAAGCTTTATCTCAAAGAGGCTTCTTTGGGTGAGTTTTACTATAGTGGTGATGTTTTACCAAATAAACGCACTAAGTCTCATTATCAGCCTCTGCATATAAATGATAATGGGAATAAATATGCCATGCATGCAAACGAAGTAATGTCTTTGCAGTATGAGGGGAATCTTAACAATGATTTCGCACTATCCTTCACACCCCAAATTATCCATAATGATACTACCACGAATTATTCAATGCAATCAGCATACATTAAAACACATATCAATAATATGTCTGTACAAATAGGAAAAGACCCTATGTGGTGGGGACAAGGTTATAGAGGCACTCTCCTTTTAACGGATAACGCGACACCACAAACATCAATTAAACTGACGAATCTCGAACCAATGAAATTTAACGGATTACTGTCTCTTTTAGGTCAGACGAATACAACTTTTTTCTATTCCGTTTTGGAAAATAACCGTACGGATATTAAGTATCCCTCTTTTACAGGAATGAGAGCTGATTTCACCCCAAATAATAATTTTACCTTCGCAGTTGCAAGTACTTCCATAGTTGGAGGACAGGGGCATATGCTCAGCGCTCGTGACTATATAGATTTCCTAACAGGGAAAAATGCAGCTGGCTCTAAAAACGATAACTGGGATTCAATTGCTGGTGCCGATTTCCGATGGCGCCTGCCAAAACTAAATGGACTCCAAATATATGGCGAACTCTATGGTGAAGACCAATCCCATGTATTAAAAATAATTCCCGTTCCGTCCGAAAATGCAGAATTAATCGGACTTTATCTTCCACACCTGACACCAAGTGGCAACTGGGATCTGCATGTTGAATGGGCACATACCAGACCAACCTGGTATAATCATTGGGCCTATACTGATGGCTACACTTACAAAGGCAATCTCCTGGGCGATGCAATGGGCAACAATGCTTATCGCTATTATGCTAAATTCACTCACTTCGCACCGAATGGCACGCAACTCTCTTTGCACTTAGAACATTTATCACAACAATTTACTCCTAGCTCTGCTACACCACAGAATATCGATTCCATTTGGATATCAACAAGAAAAAAACTACAAAATGATCTGTTTTTGGATAGCTCTATTGGAATGTCCAATATAAAAAATAAAAATTGTAAAAGTGGAAATTCCGATAGAAATTATCTAATAAGTACGAATTTGACAAAACAATTTTAA